Proteins found in one Zea mays cultivar B73 chromosome 1, Zm-B73-REFERENCE-NAM-5.0, whole genome shotgun sequence genomic segment:
- the LOC100193607 gene encoding Mediator of RNA polymerase II transcription subunit 19a-like produces the protein MSSSNQMCSDGKFGRGPRELSGAVDLISRYKLLNHHSFFCKKPLPLAISDTNYLNNVVGDTEIRKGEGMELDQLFQNSCSSEKTAYIQPFDMETLGQAFQLRETAPVDLPSAEKGTPTISGKSKVKSKDKVKKHKKHKEKDRDKEKEQKKHKHRHKDRSKDKDKDKDKDKEKKKDKSGNHDLGGDHSKKHEKKRKQEVTGSSANVQNHKKTQKHKIQ, from the exons ATGTCAAGCTCTAACCAGATGTGTTCTGATGGCAAGTTTGGGAGAG GTCCTCGGGAGCTTAGTGGTGCTGTGGACTTAATTAGTCGCTACAAGCTGCTGAATCATCATAGTTTCTTTTGCAAGAAGCCTTTGCCATTGGCAATTTCAGATACAAATTACCTTAACAATGTTGTGGGTGACACAGAAATTCGTAAGGGGGAAGGGATGGAGTTGGACCAACTCTTTCAGAACTCATGTTCAAGTGAGAAGACTGCTTACATTCAGCCATTTGACATGGAAACACTAGGACAAGCATTTCagctgcgagaaactgcaccagtAGACTTGCCTTCT GCTGAAAAAGGTACACCAACCATATCTGGGAAATCCAAGGTCAAGTCCAAGGATAAAGTGAAGAAACATAAGAAACACAAAGAGAAAGATAGAGACAAGGAGAAGGAGCAGAAGAAACACAAACATCGGCATAAAGATCGGAGTAAAGATAAAGATAAAGATAAGGACAAAgacaaagaaaagaaaaaggacaaGAGTGGGAATCATGATTTAGGTGGTGATCATTCCAAGAAACATGAGAAG AAGAGAAAGCAAGAAGTAACTGGAAGTTCAGCAAATGTCCAAAATCACAAGAAAA CACAAAAGCACAAAATTCAGTGA